AATTATTTCCTGCTCTCGATCGCGGTTTTCACCCTCAGTTCGGGCCTGTGCGGCATGGCCGCGAGCCTGAATCAGCTAATCCTGTTCCGGGTGATGCAAGGCTTGGCCGGCGGCGGCCTCCAACCCTCCAGTCAGGCGGTTCTGCTGGACACTTTTCCGCCCAAACAGCAAGGGACCGCGATGACGATTTTCGGCGTTGCCGCCCTGCTCGCGCCCATTGTCGGGCCGACCCTCGGCGGCTGGCTCACCGATAACTATTCCTGGCGCTGGATCTTCTACATCAACCTGCCCGCGGGTACGATCGCTTTCCTGGCGTCCTACTTCCTGCTGTCGGACCCGGACTACCTCCAGCAGGCGCGGGCGGAACTGAGAAAACGGCCGCTGCAGTTCGACGCCGCCGGTCTGGGCCTCCTCGTGGTCATGATGGTCTGCTGGGAAGTGATCCTCAGCAAAGGTCAGGAATGGGATTGGCTGGGCGACCCGTCAGGCCGGGTGCAGGTTTTGATGATTTTGTTTGTGTTGTCGCTGGCCGGCTTGATCTTCCGGGAATTGCGGATTGCCGATCCGGTGGTCAATTTCAAGCCGCTCGCGGATCGCAACTTCATGATGGCCTGCATCATTATTTTCTGCGCGTTCGGCGTTCTCTACGGGGCGAGCACGCTGCTGCCGGGCCTGCTCCAGTCGCTGTTCGGGTACGACGCGTTTCATGCCGGGCTGGTCATGTCGCCCTCGGGCGTTTTCGCGATCATGACGATGATCATCGTCGGTACCTTGCTCGGGCGCGGAATCGATGCCCGCTGGCTCATCGGGATCGGGTTGTGCGTCGTGTCGGCTGCCAATTTCTGGATGTCGCGTATGAATCTGGACATCAGCCCGGGGCAGGTGGTCTGGCCCCGGGTCATGTTGATTGTGGGCCTGTCGATGACGTTCGCCCCGATCAGCGTCGCTGCGTACATGTACATTCCGAGGGAGTTGCGCGGGGCAGCCGTCGGGCTTTACAGCCTGCTGCGCAACGAGGGCGGCAGCGTGGGTACTTCGATGGGCCAAACGCTCACGGAACGGCGCGAGCAGTTCCATACGTTACGTCTGGGGGAATACCTCGATCCCCTTAACCCGGCTGCCAATTCCTTCCTTGACCAGAGCCAGGCGACGTTCATGCAGCAGACGGGCGATCCGGCCCTGTCGCACCAGATGGCGCTGCGGAACCTCTCGGACCTGCGCGATCAACAGGCCCTGGCGCTGTCCTATTTCGATTGCTTCTGGCTCTTCGGGGTGCTGGCAGCGGCCCTCGTATTCCTCGTGCCGCTGATGAGGCGCTCCATCCCGGGAAAAGGTGCCCACGCCGCCGCGGAATGAATGAAATGCCACAAAGGGAAAGGAGTGTCGGGTGTCGAGTAAAGTTCGGAGTTCGGAGTTCGGAGTTCGGAGCGGCAGAGAATGCTACAAATGCCACAAGCGGAAAAATGCCACAAATGAAGAAGCGCCGGCCGGCATGGCTCTCCGCTGTGGTCGCCGTGGCTCGCCGTGTTCGCCGTGTGAACTCTTACGTTGTGCCCGCTCTCTTCCACCGTGCCCGCCGTGTGACGGCTTCGAAATAGGCCGCTTCCAAACGCTCGATCTGACGCGGCTGGGCGAATTCCTCTGCGACCCGGAGGTTAGCGCTCTTGCCCAGCCGCGACCATAGACCGGCGTTCCCGCACAGCCGGCAGATGGCTTCGGCCAGGGCGGCCGGTTGTTTTTCCGGCACCAGCAGGCCCTGCTTTTCATCGTTGACGGCTTCAGGGATGCCGCCATGCCGGGTGGCGATCACCGGGAGTCCGGACGCCATGGCTTCGAGCATCGAGTTAGGCACACCTTCCTGGTTTGCATCGGGCGCGAGCTCGCTCGGGTGCAGGAAGACGTGCGCCTGTTCGTACAGCTCCCGCAGACGCGCCTGGTCCAGGAAACCGGTGAAACGGACCCGTTGGCTTAAACCGAGTTCGCCGGTCAGGCGTTCGAGCTCCGGCTGCATCGGGCCGGCGCCGGCGATGGTAAAGCGCGCGTTCGGCAAGTGCTTCGAAACGATCTGAAAAGCGCGCAACGCCGTCGGGAGGCCTTTTTTCGGGATTAACCGGCATGCCTGGACCAGGTGCCAGGCGCCGTCGATGGGTATGGTTCGCTCGACCATGGGAAAACGATCGAGCGGGATCCCGGTCCGGTTAAGACGGATCTTATCTTCGGCGCACCCCAGTTCGACCAGGCGTTTGCCGATCGATTCACTCCGGACCAGGACCAGCGGCACGATGTTCAGCGCTCCCCTTAACTTTTGAAGGTAACCCTTCTCTTCGGGCCGGGCCTGGACATCCATGCCGTGGAACGACAGGACTGTGGGCCGATCCCAGGCACGAATCAGCGGGAGTAAATGCACCCCGGTGTTGCCGAAATAAACGTGCATCAGGTCCGGGTCCCGCCGGATGAGGATACGCCGCGTGGCTTCAAATTCGCCGCGGTACACCATCGGGGGCAGCCGGCGGATGTATTTCCCAAAGGCGCGCCGCAACGGATTCAGGCGGGGCGCCCCGATCTCCACGACGTCCCCGAACGGGTACTCGTCCGCATGCTGCCGGTGCTTGGTGATGACGAACGTATCGACCGACTGCAACCCGCAGATCTGGCGGTACACGTGGCGCATCTCGGGTTTGAGAAAAAAGGTGCAGTAACTCGCCACCAGCAGGCGCTCGCGCCGGCCCCGGGCGGCCGCCCCGGATTCCTCCCCGTGCACCTGGGAAAGCACGCCGAGGGGAACGCCCGCGAGATGACGATCGTCGTCAGACTTGGGCAAGGAACTTCTCCAGGGCGGCAAGGAATTCCGGAATCCCCTCGCCGGTCGCTGCTGAGATCGGCACGATGACCTTGTCTGGAAAACGGTGGCGCAGGGCCTCGAGGTTAGCCTGTGCCTCAGGCAGATCCATTTTGTTGGCGACAATCACCCACGGTCGTTGCGACAAGCGCGGGTCATACAAATCCAACTCCCGCCGCAGGGTACCGAGGTCTTCGATCGGATTTCTGCCCTCGCTTCCAGCCGCATCCAACACAAACACCAACAGCCGGCAGCGCACGATGTGGCGCAAAAAATCGTGTCCCAGGCCGACGTTGCGGTGCGCGCCTTCGATCAGCCCGGGGATGTCGGCCACGGTTGCGCGTGCGTAGTTGGGAAACTCCAGCACACCGACAAAAGGGTGCAGCGTCGTGAACGGGTATGGGGCCACCTTCGGATGGGCGGCGGAAATCCTTCCCAGCAGCGTGCTCTTGCCGGCGTTCGGATACCCGACCAAGCCGGCGTCGGCGATGGTTTGCAGCTCGAGCAGGAAATGCCCTTCCTCGCCCGACCCGCCCTCTGTGTACTGGCGCGGGACCCGGTTGCGCG
This DNA window, taken from Verrucomicrobiota bacterium, encodes the following:
- a CDS encoding DHA2 family efflux MFS transporter permease subunit — encoded protein: MSKTASAAVPASNALPATRRAISPWLVAAAVVVPTFMEVLDTTIANVALRYIAGGLSAAVTDSEWVVTSYLAANAVILPVSGWLSANLGRRNYFLLSIAVFTLSSGLCGMAASLNQLILFRVMQGLAGGGLQPSSQAVLLDTFPPKQQGTAMTIFGVAALLAPIVGPTLGGWLTDNYSWRWIFYINLPAGTIAFLASYFLLSDPDYLQQARAELRKRPLQFDAAGLGLLVVMMVCWEVILSKGQEWDWLGDPSGRVQVLMILFVLSLAGLIFRELRIADPVVNFKPLADRNFMMACIIIFCAFGVLYGASTLLPGLLQSLFGYDAFHAGLVMSPSGVFAIMTMIIVGTLLGRGIDARWLIGIGLCVVSAANFWMSRMNLDISPGQVVWPRVMLIVGLSMTFAPISVAAYMYIPRELRGAAVGLYSLLRNEGGSVGTSMGQTLTERREQFHTLRLGEYLDPLNPAANSFLDQSQATFMQQTGDPALSHQMALRNLSDLRDQQALALSYFDCFWLFGVLAAALVFLVPLMRRSIPGKGAHAAAE
- a CDS encoding glycosyltransferase, coding for MRHVYRQICGLQSVDTFVITKHRQHADEYPFGDVVEIGAPRLNPLRRAFGKYIRRLPPMVYRGEFEATRRILIRRDPDLMHVYFGNTGVHLLPLIRAWDRPTVLSFHGMDVQARPEEKGYLQKLRGALNIVPLVLVRSESIGKRLVELGCAEDKIRLNRTGIPLDRFPMVERTIPIDGAWHLVQACRLIPKKGLPTALRAFQIVSKHLPNARFTIAGAGPMQPELERLTGELGLSQRVRFTGFLDQARLRELYEQAHVFLHPSELAPDANQEGVPNSMLEAMASGLPVIATRHGGIPEAVNDEKQGLLVPEKQPAALAEAICRLCGNAGLWSRLGKSANLRVAEEFAQPRQIERLEAAYFEAVTRRARWKRAGTT
- the obgE gene encoding GTPase ObgE translates to MFVDQIRIYAKAGDGGNGCVSFRREKFVPRGGPDGGDGGRGGDIILEADVHKDNLVDYYYQPILRAKSGEHGMGKNMYGRAGSASTYKVPIGTLVYRIAMPGPPRELEVEGDEREASPPKVRIEPKDCELLVDLNQPGQTFVLCKGGAGGKGNVHFKSSRNRVPRQYTEGGSGEEGHFLLELQTIADAGLVGYPNAGKSTLLGRISAAHPKVAPYPFTTLHPFVGVLEFPNYARATVADIPGLIEGAHRNVGLGHDFLRHIVRCRLLVFVLDAAGSEGRNPIEDLGTLRRELDLYDPRLSQRPWVIVANKMDLPEAQANLEALRHRFPDKVIVPISAATGEGIPEFLAALEKFLAQV